One stretch of Bombina bombina isolate aBomBom1 chromosome 7, aBomBom1.pri, whole genome shotgun sequence DNA includes these proteins:
- the LOC128666741 gene encoding zinc finger protein OZF, which yields MKNTYKVRMAEQFLNHALGIVHLLTGEEYIIMKKHPPHHSIHGLSGEVPIKSGDIAINFSMEEWDYIEGHKELYKDVMVEEKKTPKSLEISVQDSPGETGDNADSEESHEDENDEIPVTPIPASQHKDDLNIVIKLEEEGERDENDVHLVDATSDTSGGEHEQESEVDIKHEEGEEEEDEIYIHQVDSISDTSADDSMSWNVEQSHENPLNCSYNNDAISSQIHKNEKKYENECNLPEQQPLHSILNTFDCEHGRYMTKDMLFGSHQLLQARNKPLASSPCGKIFDHTINPYHISHAAENKFLFENETKQDLCNIRTGEKAFSCSECGKCFTLESELNRHRRTHTGERPFSCSECEKCFTLQSDLNRHRRIHTGEKPFLCSECGKCFTRQYNLFAHQKAHQDEKPFSCSECGKCFSRQSDLITHQKMHKGEKLVSCPECERLFTLQSDLARHRRIHTGEKPFSCSQCGKGFALKSNLITHERIHSGEKPFSCSKCGKSFNQKSNLNKHQKIHPEN from the exons ATGAAGAACACGTACAAGGTGCGAATGGCGGAACAGTTCCTGAATCACGCTCTGGGGATCGTCCACCTACTGACCGGGGAG GAATATATTATTATGAAGAAACATCCCCCCCACCACAGCATTCAcgggctgagcggagag gtCCCAATAAAGAGCGGTGACATTGCTATaaatttctctatggaggagtgggactATATAGAGGGGCACAAGGAATTATATAAGGATGTTATGGTGGAAGAAAAGAAAACGCCAAAGTCTTTGGAAATATCTGTACAGGACAGCCCAG GTGAAACTGGAGATAATGCAGATTCAGAGGAATCCCATGAGGATGAGAATGATGAGATACCTGTAACACCGATTCCAGCAA GTCAACATAAAGATGatttaaatattgtaataaaattagAAGAAGAAGGCGAGAGAGATGAAAACGATGTTCATCTGGTAGACGCCACTTCAGACACTAGTGGAG GTGAACATGAACAAGAATCAGAAGTGGATATAAAAcatgaggaaggagaggaagagGAGGATGAAATTTATATTCACCAGGTGGATAGTATTTCAGACACTTCTGCTG atgacTCAATGAGCTGGAATGTTGAACAAAGCCATGAAAATCCCTTAAACTGTAGCTACAATAATGATGCCATATCATCACAAATTcataaaaatgaaaagaaatatGAGAATGAGTGTAATTTGCCAGAACAACAACCGCTTCACTCCATATTGAATACATTTGATTGTGAACATGGCAGGTATATGACCAAAGACATGCTTTTTGGTAGCCATCAGCTTTTGCAGGCAAGGAATAAACCACTAGCGTCTTCACCATGTGGAAAAATCTTTGATCATACGATTAATCCATATCACATAAGTCACGCAGCCGAAAACAAGTTTTTGTTTGAAAATGAGACTAAACAAGACCTATGTAACATCagaacaggagagaaagcattttcatgttcggaatgtgggaaatgttttacgctAGAATCAGAATTAAATAGACATAGAAGGACTCATACCGGAGAGCGGccgttttcatgttctgaatgtgagaaATGTTTTACGCTGCAGTCGGACCTTAATAGACATCGGAGAATTCATACGGGTGAAAAACCgtttttatgttctgaatgtgggaaatgttttacccgaCAATACAATCTTTTTGCACATCAGAAGGCTCACCAAGATGAGAAACCGTTTTCATGTTCAGAGTGCGGGAAATGTTTTTCGCGACAGTCGGaccttattacacatcagaaaatgcACAAAGGAGAGAAACTGGTTTCGTGTCCTGAATGCGAAAGACTTTTTACTTTACAGTCGGATCTTGCGAGACATCGccgaattcatacaggagagaaaccttTTTCATGTTCCCAGTGCGGCAAAGGTTTTGCTCTAAAATCTAACCTTATTACGCATGAGAGGATTCATAGTGGAGAAAAACCTTTTTCATGTTCTAAATGTGGCAAATCTTTTAATCAGAAGTCAAACCTTAataagcatcagaaaattcatcCAGAAAACTAA